GCATCGGCCTCGGTCGAATAGACCGCTGCCGTGGGGTTGACCATCTGGGAGCTGAAGTAGTTTTTCTCGATGGGGCATTCCAAAGGTTCGTAATGCTCGGGGAAGGGGCCGTCGGCCCGCCCCGGTCCGAAGATCTGGGCATGACCGTACTTCTGCATGATGAAGGGATACTTGGTGTCTTTCCGCCAGGAGCCGTCCGGATTCTGCATCGGATACCAGCCGCCGTCGGGCACGTCCCCCAACCATTTGTTCGAAACATATTTGCCGCCCTGCTCTTCTCCCTTGAAGTAAATCACCCAGTCCTTGCGGTCCCAGGGAATGCCCTTGGCATCCACCGAAGCCCGGTTGTAGATGATGCGCCGGTTGACCGGCCAGCACCAGGCGAATTCGGGATACAGGCCGATCTGGTTGACCGCATCCTCCTGGCTGCGGCGGGCGGCCATGTTGCCTTTTTCGGTGTAGCTGTTGCAGTACAGCCAGTTGCCCGAAGAGGTGGACCCGTCATCCTGGAGAAAAGCGAAGCTGGGCACCAGGGTGCCTTTTTTATAAGTTTTGCCCTTGATGGTAACATCCTGGACAAAATAGCCGTTGATCTCTCGGGCCACCTTGTGGGGGTCATAGGCGCCGTCGGTGGCGTAATCCCATTTGAGATTGAGAATCGGCTCGGGGAAGACTCCGCCGGCCTTGTAAACCTCCTTGATCTTCTCTCCGAGTTCCAGGATGATGTCCCCGTCCGGCAGGCTGTTGCCCAGCGGCTTGGGTCCCTGGTAGCGCCACTGCATCCAGCGCCCGCTGTTGGTGATCGACCCTTCTTTTTCCACGGAAACGCAGGCCGGCAGCATGAACACCTCAGTCTTGATGGCCCCCGGGTCCATGCCTGGGCCATGCCAGAAGGAGCCGGTCTCGTTGTCGAAGAGATTGACGTTGACCATCCAGTCCAGCTTGGTCATGGCCTCGCGGGTCTTGTTGGAGTTGGCCCCGCTGCAGGCCGGGTTCTGGCCCCAGGCGAAAAAGCCCTTGATCTTCTCTTTGTACATGGCATCGAACAGGTCGAACCAGGAGTAGGCCACGCCGTCGTCCACCTTGGGCAGCCACGAATAGCCGAATTCGTTGGCCGATCCGGCCGCTTTGCCAAAATAGGATTTCAACAGGGAAACACTATACTTGGGATAGTTCTGCCACCAGTTGGCCGACAGGGGATCATTGCTGCTCGGCGTCCACTTCTTGTTATAAGCCGCCAGCGTGGTGTTGGAGGCCCTGGCCGTTTTCAGGTAGCCGGGCCAGATATGCCACAGCAGGCAGTGATCCGTGGAGCCCTGGACGTTGGATTCGCCGCGCAGGGCGTTGACGCCGCCGCCGGCCACGCCCATGTTGCCCAGCAGCAGCTGGATGATGGCCATGGTGCGGATATTCTGGGTACCGACGGTGTGCTGGGTCCAGCCCATGGCGTACATGATGGTTCCGGCCTGGCCCCGCTTTCCGGTGGCACTGTAGGTTTGGTACACCTTCTTCAGGTCGGCTTCGGGGGTTCCCGTTACCATGGATACGGTTTTCAGGTCGTAGCGGCTGAAATGCTTTTTCAGCAGCTGGAACACGCTGCGTTTGTGTTTCAGCGAGCGGTCCATCTTGGGTACGCCGTTGCCGTCCATGTCGAAGGCCCACTGGCTCTGGTCGTACTTGCCCAGGGCCGGGCCTTTGGGCGTCTTTTCGTAGCCCGAGAAAAGGCCATCCTTGAAGCCGTATTTCTTGCCGACAATAAACGGCGCGTTGGTGTACAGGGATACATACTCCTGGTTGTACAGATCGTTGTCCAGGATGTATTTGATCATGCCCCCGAGAAAGGCGATATCGGTCCCCGAGCGCAACGCGGTGTATATGTCCGCCTTGGCGGAGGTCCGCGTGAAGCGGGGATCCACGTTGATGAGGGTGGCCCCTTTTTCCATGGCCTCGGTAACGTACTTGAACGAGACCGGGTGGTTTTCCGCAGCGTTGCTCCCCATGATCAGGATGCAGTCGCTGTTTTTGAGATCGATCCAGTGATTGGTCATCGCACCGCGTCCGAACGACTCTGCCAGAGCCGCAACTGTGGCGCTGTGTCAGATGCGCGCCTGGTGTTCGATATACACCAGTCCCAGCGATCGCATGAGGGCCTGGTAAACCCAGCACTCCTCGTTGTCCATGGCCGCACTGCCCACCGAGGCGATTTCCGTGGTACGGTTGACGACCTGGCCTTTGTCGTTTTTGAAGGTAAAGCTGGCGTCCCGCGTCTCCTTGACGCGATGGGCGATTTTCTCCAAGGCCCAGTCCCAGGATACCGACTGCCATTTGTCCGAATAAGGCGCCCGGTACATGGGCTCGGTCAACCGTTTCTGGTTTTCGGCCAGTTGCTTCAGGGAAGCGCCCTTGGAGCACAGTGCACCGCGATTGATAACATGGCCGGGATCGCCCTCGATATTGATCACCCGGCCGTCACCCCGTTTGCTGGTGTGCACGATGGCGCCGCAGCCCACCCCGCAATAGCAGCAGATCGTGGTGGTTTCCTTGGCGTACTTGGTTTTCAGCATACCGGCATGCGCCCTGACCGGTTTCAGGTCAAAGCCCAGCCCGCCCACGGCCAGACCGGCCGCACCGGCGCCGGTAATCCGGATAAACTGCCTGCGGTTGACATCCATGATCCTTCTCCTTTTCTGTAACCGGTTATAAAATCTTATGATCGGAAAGAATCTTTAGAAAATGGATCGTTCGGGCCCCCACCCGGAGGTGCCGACTCAGCGGATGAGGACCCGAACACCCTGAAAACGGGATGCAGGGCGGCCTTGGAACAGGCCCCGCTTGCATGATGGTTACCACGGGCAGGGTTACAATGGGGTTACAGGGGGAGTTACAGAATAAAAATGGATGGGATCGAGAATTAAGAGATTTAAGAATTCATCTTTCCGATTTCAACCTTCAGCCTACAGTCTACAAACCTACAGCCTATTTTTGTATCATCTCCTCATAAATCCGGGTCGTGGCGGGATCGGGCACGGTGTCCAGTTCTACGGCGAGTTTGGCCGTCAGATCCCGATAGACTTTGATAACGGCACTCTTCAGTCCCTGGCGCCGCAACAGCCGCATCAGTCGCTGGTGGACATGTTCGGCCATGGGATCGGCCTGGATCGCCCTGCGGCAGCAGTTCACCGCCTGTTCAAGATCGTTTCTGCGCTCGAAAAGCACTGCCATTTCCATCAATACCCCGAGGTACTGATCCCGCAGCGCCGAACGCTTCATCTCGGCCCAGCTCAAGTAAGGCTCCTCGGGAAGAAAATCGCCGCCGTAAATTTCAATGGCCCGCTGGCAGGCCGACAGGCACCGGTCTTCATCGTCTTCCTGTTTAACCTGGCGGATCTGGTCACAGGCGGCCAGAAAATCGTTGACGTCTACCCGGCAGCGCTCGCTGTCCAGGCTGACTCGATTGTCTTTCAGGGAA
This window of the uncultured Desulfosarcina sp. genome carries:
- the fdnG gene encoding formate dehydrogenase-N subunit alpha, with protein sequence MDVNRRQFIRITGAGAAGLAVGGLGFDLKPVRAHAGMLKTKYAKETTTICCYCGVGCGAIVHTSKRGDGRVINIEGDPGHVINRGALCSKGASLKQLAENQKRLTEPMYRAPYSDKWQSVSWDWALEKIAHRVKETRDASFTFKNDKGQVVNRTTEIASVGSAAMDNEECWVYQALMRSLGLVYIEHQARIUHSATVAALAESFGRGAMTNHWIDLKNSDCILIMGSNAAENHPVSFKYVTEAMEKGATLINVDPRFTRTSAKADIYTALRSGTDIAFLGGMIKYILDNDLYNQEYVSLYTNAPFIVGKKYGFKDGLFSGYEKTPKGPALGKYDQSQWAFDMDGNGVPKMDRSLKHKRSVFQLLKKHFSRYDLKTVSMVTGTPEADLKKVYQTYSATGKRGQAGTIMYAMGWTQHTVGTQNIRTMAIIQLLLGNMGVAGGGVNALRGESNVQGSTDHCLLWHIWPGYLKTARASNTTLAAYNKKWTPSSNDPLSANWWQNYPKYSVSLLKSYFGKAAGSANEFGYSWLPKVDDGVAYSWFDLFDAMYKEKIKGFFAWGQNPACSGANSNKTREAMTKLDWMVNVNLFDNETGSFWHGPGMDPGAIKTEVFMLPACVSVEKEGSITNSGRWMQWRYQGPKPLGNSLPDGDIILELGEKIKEVYKAGGVFPEPILNLKWDYATDGAYDPHKVAREINGYFVQDVTIKGKTYKKGTLVPSFAFLQDDGSTSSGNWLYCNSYTEKGNMAARRSQEDAVNQIGLYPEFAWCWPVNRRIIYNRASVDAKGIPWDRKDWVIYFKGEEQGGKYVSNKWLGDVPDGGWYPMQNPDGSWRKDTKYPFIMQKYGHAQIFGPGRADGPFPEHYEPLECPIEKNYFSSQMVNPTAAVYSTEADAHFTCDPRFPYVGTTYRVSEHWQTGLMTRTQDWLMELQPQMFVEMSEELAQLKGISNGERVMVKSARGQVECSAIVTKRFKPFIIGGLTIHQVGIPWHYGWRWPSSGKEESANLLTPSAGDPNTRIPETKAFMVNVVKA